atttatttttaattaaattaattgtttacttcattttatttttgtaggtTTGCCCCTTTTTGCTACGAGTTTTTGTCTCACCTGGTCATCATTACAAGACTTCCGACTACAACAAAGGGACTACTCCCCAAAACGAGTTACAAATCTACACGTGGAAAGATGCCACATTAAATGAACTTGCTCTTTTGGTTAAAGAAGTGAATCCCGAGACGAGACGCAAAGGAACCAAGTTTACGTTTTCGTTGGTTTATCCTGATTCAAGGGCCCCAGTTTATCGAATGCGCGAAATAGGTAGTACCGCAACGGGACAAAAAGGTcctgatgatttaaaaactttg
This genomic stretch from Onthophagus taurus isolate NC chromosome 7, IU_Otau_3.0, whole genome shotgun sequence harbors:
- the LOC111429467 gene encoding histone deacetylase complex subunit SAP18; protein product: MKMSAVELVIEEKKEDSVDRQKVCPFLLRVFVSPGHHYKTSDYNKGTTPQNELQIYTWKDATLNELALLVKEVNPETRRKGTKFTFSLVYPDSRAPVYRMREIGSTATGQKGPDDLKTLAQARFAIGDYMDIAISTPDAWAPNSRKGYSQSYNNHRPRPY